A portion of the uncultured Draconibacterium sp. genome contains these proteins:
- the uvrB gene encoding excinuclease ABC subunit UvrB translates to MEFNIVSDYKPTGDQPEAIRQLAEGVENGEKFQTLLGVTGSGKTFTMANVIKEVQRPTLLLSHNKTLAAQLYSEMKQFFPNNAVEYFVSYYDYYQPEAYLPTTDTYIEKDLSINEDIEKLRLSATSALLSGRRDVVVVSSVSCLYGIGNPEDFHANVTKVKVGDEVSRNALLYNFVEALYSRSEVEFKRGNFRVKGDTVDIYPAYADVAYRITFWGDEIEELSSFDPEDGLTIETMDEIVIYPANIFVTTKDRMKSAIHQIQDDLVKQVEFFKEIGKPLEAKRILERTEYDMEMMRELGYCPGVENYSRYFDGRAPGTRPFCLMDYFPDDFLVVIDESHVTIPQIRAMYGGDNSRKTNLVEYGFRLPAAIDNRPLKFEEFEQLVNQVVYVSATPADYELAKCEGVVVEQIIRPTGLLDPIIDVRPSTNQIDDLLHEIHIRIDKNERVLVTTLTKRMAEELSKYLVNMGVKTRYIHSDVDTMERIEIMEQLRKGEFDVLVGINLLREGLDLPEVSLVAILDADKEGFLRSERSLTQTAGRAARNLNGMVIMYADKITDSMQRTIDSTNYRREKQLKYNEEHNIVPKAIVKPTREIIGYEYRSDKTQEYEGGMGQPDIAADPVVQYMSVDGLEKAVEKTKKQMQAAAKDLDFIEAARLRDEMFALQALIQERKQGNKK, encoded by the coding sequence ATGGAATTTAACATTGTATCAGATTATAAACCTACGGGAGATCAGCCCGAAGCTATCAGGCAACTTGCTGAAGGAGTGGAAAATGGAGAGAAATTTCAAACCTTGTTAGGCGTAACCGGCTCGGGTAAAACGTTTACCATGGCCAATGTTATTAAAGAGGTTCAGCGTCCCACATTATTGTTGAGCCATAACAAAACACTGGCTGCCCAGTTATACAGCGAAATGAAACAGTTTTTCCCGAATAACGCCGTGGAGTATTTTGTTTCGTATTATGACTATTACCAACCCGAAGCCTATTTGCCAACCACTGATACATACATTGAAAAGGACCTTTCAATAAATGAGGATATTGAAAAATTACGACTAAGTGCGACTTCGGCTTTGCTTTCCGGGCGACGCGATGTTGTAGTTGTTTCGTCGGTTTCGTGTTTATACGGAATTGGAAATCCCGAGGATTTTCACGCCAACGTAACAAAGGTTAAGGTTGGCGATGAAGTTTCGCGAAATGCCTTATTGTACAATTTTGTTGAAGCTTTATACAGCCGTAGCGAAGTAGAGTTTAAACGTGGTAATTTCAGGGTAAAAGGCGATACTGTTGATATTTATCCGGCTTATGCTGATGTTGCATACCGAATAACTTTTTGGGGCGATGAAATTGAAGAACTCTCGAGTTTCGATCCGGAAGACGGACTTACAATTGAAACAATGGATGAGATTGTTATCTATCCGGCCAATATTTTCGTTACCACAAAAGACCGCATGAAATCGGCTATTCATCAAATTCAGGATGATTTGGTAAAGCAGGTTGAGTTTTTTAAAGAAATAGGAAAGCCGCTGGAAGCAAAACGAATTTTAGAACGCACCGAATACGATATGGAAATGATGCGAGAACTGGGTTATTGCCCAGGAGTGGAGAACTATTCGCGCTATTTTGATGGGCGGGCTCCCGGAACGCGCCCGTTCTGTTTGATGGATTATTTTCCTGACGATTTTTTGGTGGTAATCGACGAAAGCCATGTTACTATTCCTCAAATACGGGCCATGTATGGCGGCGATAATTCAAGAAAAACAAACCTGGTGGAATATGGATTTCGTTTGCCTGCAGCAATTGATAACCGGCCGCTAAAATTTGAAGAATTTGAACAGCTGGTAAACCAGGTGGTGTATGTGAGTGCTACGCCTGCCGATTATGAACTGGCTAAATGCGAAGGAGTTGTGGTTGAGCAAATTATTAGGCCTACTGGATTGCTGGATCCGATAATCGATGTGCGACCAAGTACCAACCAGATTGATGATCTGCTACACGAAATCCATATCCGAATTGATAAAAACGAGCGGGTGTTGGTTACCACCTTAACCAAAAGAATGGCCGAAGAGCTTTCGAAATACCTGGTGAATATGGGAGTGAAAACCCGCTACATTCACTCTGATGTTGATACCATGGAACGTATTGAAATAATGGAGCAGCTGCGCAAAGGAGAGTTTGATGTGCTGGTGGGAATTAACCTGCTGCGTGAAGGACTGGATTTGCCCGAGGTGTCGTTGGTGGCCATTTTAGATGCCGATAAAGAAGGCTTTTTACGCTCGGAACGATCGCTGACTCAGACGGCCGGACGGGCGGCACGTAACCTTAACGGCATGGTAATTATGTATGCCGATAAAATTACCGACTCGATGCAAAGAACAATCGATTCGACCAATTATCGCCGCGAGAAGCAGCTGAAATACAATGAAGAGCATAACATTGTGCCAAAAGCTATTGTGAAACCAACGCGCGAAATTATTGGTTACGAATACCGGAGCGACAAAACTCAGGAATATGAAGGAGGAATGGGGCAACCCGATATTGCTGCCGACCCTGTAGTTCAATACATGAGTGTTGATGGACTGGAAAAAGCTGTTGAAAAAACGAAAAAACAAATGCAGGCAGCTGCTAAAGATCTTGATTTTATTGAAGCTGCACGATTACGCGATGAAATGTTTGCTTTGCAGGCGTTAATACAGGAACGTAAACAGGGAAATAAGAAATAG
- a CDS encoding Yip1 family protein — translation MEFSFSKLIGEVKLILINPKGFWIEKKESAESQQLWIYYLLPIALAGALAVFIGEFFKRTDFFIQFPLLKAFREVLLFVLQYFISVFFTKELMKTFGAEKNVALARKLVVYSMTPMLLVSIITGLFPFLYVVDILGIYSFYLFWVGAKELLTFPENKEHSYILITIVVNFFIFSFLSIFLSKLLLSF, via the coding sequence ATGGAGTTTTCATTTTCAAAACTTATCGGAGAAGTTAAGCTAATTCTTATAAATCCTAAGGGGTTTTGGATAGAGAAAAAAGAGTCGGCTGAGAGTCAGCAACTCTGGATATATTATTTGTTGCCTATTGCTTTGGCCGGAGCACTGGCTGTATTTATCGGGGAGTTTTTTAAGCGCACCGATTTTTTTATTCAGTTTCCACTGTTAAAGGCATTTCGCGAGGTACTGTTATTTGTGTTGCAATACTTTATCAGCGTTTTCTTTACAAAAGAGTTAATGAAAACTTTTGGTGCAGAAAAAAATGTAGCACTTGCTCGAAAATTGGTTGTGTATTCAATGACACCAATGCTTTTAGTATCCATTATAACGGGCTTATTTCCATTTTTATACGTTGTTGATATACTTGGAATTTACAGTTTTTACCTGTTTTGGGTTGGTGCAAAAGAGTTACTCACCTTTCCCGAAAATAAAGAGCACAGCTATATTTTAATCACAATTGTGGTTAACTTTTTTATCTTTAGTTTTTTAAGTATTTTTTTATCGAAACTACTGCTTAGTTTCTAA
- the smpB gene encoding SsrA-binding protein SmpB produces the protein MSHKPQQNISIKNRKASFNYELIERFVAGIKLVGTEIKSIRNGKVNLTDSYCTLINGEMYVINLHIAEYEMGTINNHIAKRDRKLLLNKKEIEKLDKKVKESGLTIVPTKLFVNDRGLAKLEIALARGKKTYDKRETLKSKDAKRDIDRAMKF, from the coding sequence ATGTCGCACAAGCCACAGCAGAATATTAGTATTAAAAACCGTAAAGCCTCGTTTAATTACGAGCTTATTGAGCGTTTTGTGGCCGGAATAAAATTGGTTGGTACCGAAATAAAGTCTATCCGAAACGGAAAGGTAAATCTAACCGATTCGTATTGTACGCTGATTAATGGCGAAATGTATGTGATAAATCTGCATATTGCCGAATACGAGATGGGTACCATTAATAATCACATTGCCAAACGCGACCGGAAGTTGCTGCTCAACAAAAAAGAAATTGAGAAACTAGATAAAAAGGTAAAAGAATCGGGGCTTACTATTGTGCCAACAAAATTGTTTGTAAACGATCGAGGATTGGCAAAACTCGAGATTGCTCTGGCGCGCGGTAAAAAAACATACGATAAACGCGAAACACTAAAAAGTAAAGATGCCAAACGAGACATTGACCGGGCAATGAAATTTTAG
- a CDS encoding 3'-5' exonuclease, whose translation MLKNLNIEEILFLDIETVPLAPEYTELNEKWQQLWERKMQFQINEGKLPHELYERAGIYAEFGKIACISAGYVVQKKGEPFFRVKSFYDDDEKKLIQNFFNALDGFARVGKRRLCAHNGQEFDFPYISRRALVNNLTLPKVLDIAGAKPWEVKDILIDTLQLWKFGDYKHYTSLSLLCELFNIPTPKDDIDGSQVAKVYWEENDIDRIVKYCEKDTMAVANLLLKYKGDKIIPFENLESV comes from the coding sequence ATGCTAAAAAACTTGAACATAGAAGAAATTCTTTTTCTTGATATTGAAACTGTACCTCTTGCACCGGAATACACTGAATTGAACGAAAAGTGGCAACAGCTTTGGGAACGTAAAATGCAATTTCAGATAAATGAAGGCAAGTTGCCGCATGAATTATATGAGCGTGCAGGTATTTACGCTGAGTTTGGAAAGATAGCATGCATTTCGGCCGGTTATGTTGTACAAAAAAAAGGAGAACCTTTTTTCCGCGTTAAATCGTTTTACGATGATGACGAGAAAAAACTGATCCAGAATTTCTTTAATGCGCTTGATGGATTTGCCCGAGTTGGTAAGCGCAGGTTGTGTGCGCACAACGGGCAGGAGTTTGATTTCCCGTATATTTCGAGAAGAGCATTGGTGAATAATCTTACTTTGCCGAAAGTGCTCGACATTGCCGGCGCCAAACCCTGGGAAGTAAAAGACATTTTGATAGACACTCTGCAGCTCTGGAAATTTGGCGATTACAAGCATTACACATCTTTATCGTTGTTGTGCGAACTGTTTAACATTCCTACACCAAAAGACGATATAGACGGCAGCCAGGTGGCAAAAGTTTACTGGGAAGAAAACGATATCGACCGCATTGTGAAATACTGCGAAAAAGATACGATGGCCGTTGCCAACTTGCTGCTTAAATACAAAGGCGATAAAATTATTCCATTTGAAAACTTAGAGAGTGTTTAG
- the udk gene encoding uridine kinase, whose product MLVIGIAGGTGSGKTTVVKKISEKFCDNEVAILSHDSYYYDNSDLSLEERRQKNFDHPDSIEFDLMIDHVKKLKQGLPIEEPVYSFISCTRQKETNIVEPKQVLIIEGILCLTNKTLRDLMDIKVYVDCDSDVRLTRVIQRDMQERGRDVEQVLKRYKKTVRPSHIQFIEPTKRYADIIVPQGGKNKIAIQILTNHILQTLNKT is encoded by the coding sequence ATGCTGGTAATTGGCATTGCAGGCGGCACCGGTTCGGGAAAAACCACGGTTGTAAAAAAAATTAGCGAAAAGTTTTGTGACAACGAGGTAGCAATACTTTCACACGACTCGTATTACTACGATAACAGTGATCTTTCGTTAGAAGAACGGAGACAAAAAAACTTCGATCATCCGGATTCAATTGAATTCGACTTAATGATTGACCATGTAAAGAAGCTTAAACAGGGCCTGCCAATTGAAGAGCCGGTTTATTCGTTTATTAGCTGCACAAGGCAAAAAGAAACAAATATTGTTGAGCCAAAGCAAGTGTTAATTATTGAGGGAATATTATGCCTTACCAATAAAACGTTGCGCGATTTAATGGACATAAAAGTTTATGTTGATTGTGACTCGGACGTTCGATTAACACGTGTTATACAACGCGATATGCAAGAGCGTGGCAGAGATGTTGAGCAGGTATTAAAACGTTATAAAAAAACGGTTCGGCCAAGCCACATTCAATTTATCGAGCCAACAAAACGATATGCCGATATTATCGTTCCGCAGGGTGGTAAAAACAAAATTGCCATCCAGATATTAACCAACCACATACTACAAACTTTAAACAAAACCTGA
- a CDS encoding Dabb family protein, which yields MINHVVLFKLKDYPAEEKTEIIAELKAMLLGLKHKIAELKHIEVGENYELDSKSYDMALLSHFESVEDLDVYRVHPEHLKVVKRIGETTDARAAVDFNF from the coding sequence ATGATTAATCACGTCGTTCTTTTTAAATTGAAGGATTATCCGGCCGAAGAAAAAACGGAAATAATTGCCGAACTAAAAGCAATGTTATTGGGTTTAAAACATAAAATTGCCGAACTGAAGCACATTGAAGTAGGTGAAAATTATGAGTTAGACTCTAAAAGTTACGATATGGCCTTGCTTTCGCATTTCGAGAGTGTTGAAGATTTGGACGTGTATCGTGTACATCCCGAGCACTTGAAAGTAGTAAAACGTATTGGCGAAACTACTGATGCACGTGCCGCTGTCGACTTTAATTTTTAA
- a CDS encoding type I phosphomannose isomerase catalytic subunit — translation MSNLYPIKFKPIFHEKIWGGNRMKTILNKDFGDMPNCGESWELSGVNGNISVVSNGFLAGNDLNELIEIYMGDLVGDKVYEKFGVEFPLLIKFIDAQDDLSIQVHPNDKLSKERHNAYGKTEMWYVAGAEKGALINSGFNQEVNREKYLEYFNAGKLTDLLHYDEAQVGDVFFIPAGRVHAIGKGCLVAEIQQTSDVTYRIFDYNRKDDKGNERELHTDLALDAIDFSYSSRYKTDYKTEENKAVEIVSCPYFTTNIIEFNKEQDKDYNQLDSFVIYMTMEGDFEIVTEGGSETVAMGETVLLPASLESVQLKPKSESVKILEVYIK, via the coding sequence ATGAGTAATCTTTATCCTATAAAATTTAAACCAATTTTTCACGAGAAAATCTGGGGTGGAAACCGAATGAAAACCATCCTGAATAAAGATTTTGGCGACATGCCCAATTGTGGCGAAAGCTGGGAACTTTCGGGAGTTAACGGAAATATTTCGGTGGTTAGCAATGGCTTTTTAGCCGGTAACGACCTGAATGAGCTGATTGAAATTTACATGGGCGATCTGGTAGGCGATAAAGTTTACGAAAAATTTGGTGTTGAATTTCCATTGCTGATAAAATTTATCGATGCTCAGGATGATCTGTCTATCCAGGTTCATCCAAACGATAAGCTGTCGAAAGAAAGACACAATGCCTACGGAAAAACAGAAATGTGGTATGTTGCCGGAGCCGAAAAAGGAGCGCTTATCAACTCCGGATTTAACCAGGAGGTTAATCGTGAAAAATACCTGGAGTATTTTAATGCAGGCAAACTAACCGATTTACTACATTACGATGAGGCACAGGTTGGCGATGTTTTCTTTATTCCCGCCGGTCGTGTTCATGCCATTGGTAAAGGCTGTTTGGTAGCCGAAATTCAGCAAACATCGGATGTTACTTACCGTATTTTCGATTACAACCGAAAAGACGATAAAGGTAACGAGCGCGAATTGCATACCGATTTGGCGTTAGATGCTATCGATTTTTCGTACTCGAGCCGGTATAAAACAGATTACAAAACCGAGGAAAATAAAGCTGTAGAAATTGTAAGCTGTCCGTATTTTACCACCAATATTATCGAATTTAATAAAGAGCAGGATAAAGATTACAATCAACTCGATTCGTTCGTTATTTACATGACAATGGAAGGCGATTTTGAAATTGTTACCGAAGGCGGATCAGAAACCGTGGCAATGGGAGAGACCGTTCTTTTACCGGCCAGCCTTGAATCGGTACAGTTGAAACCAAAAAGCGAATCGGTAAAAATCCTCGAGGTTTATATCAAATAG
- the yihA gene encoding ribosome biogenesis GTP-binding protein YihA/YsxC, with protein MEIKEAQFVMSNTEVDKCPAPDRPEYAFIGRSNVGKSSLINMLTNKRSLAKISGKPGKTRLINHFLINKEWYLVDLPGYGYAQVPKAERLKWEKMLKNYILKRENLYCLFVLIDSRHEAQKVDLEFMEWLGISGIPFNIVFTKTDKLKPGELENKLKAYEEKLFETWETMPGYFISSAEKGIGKDEILGMIAEVNSGK; from the coding sequence ATGGAGATAAAAGAAGCTCAGTTTGTGATGAGCAATACTGAAGTTGATAAATGTCCCGCACCTGATAGACCGGAATATGCTTTTATAGGCCGGTCGAATGTGGGCAAATCATCATTAATTAATATGCTCACCAACAAAAGATCGTTGGCAAAGATTTCAGGCAAACCCGGAAAAACGCGGTTGATCAATCATTTTCTGATTAACAAAGAGTGGTACCTGGTTGATTTACCGGGCTACGGTTACGCGCAGGTTCCCAAAGCCGAGCGGCTGAAGTGGGAGAAAATGCTAAAAAACTATATTCTTAAACGCGAAAATCTTTATTGCCTGTTTGTTTTAATCGACTCGCGACACGAAGCGCAAAAAGTTGATCTCGAATTTATGGAGTGGCTGGGCATTAGTGGAATTCCTTTCAATATAGTTTTTACCAAAACTGATAAATTGAAACCGGGGGAGCTTGAAAACAAGTTAAAAGCATACGAAGAAAAGTTGTTTGAAACCTGGGAAACAATGCCCGGATATTTTATATCTTCGGCAGAGAAGGGAATTGGAAAAGATGAGATTTTGGGCATGATTGCCGAAGTGAACAGCGGGAAATAG
- a CDS encoding ribose-phosphate pyrophosphokinase, with protein MKTHPLKIFTGRTTRYLTEKICDSLDVDLGHSSCPVFADGEFEPCYEETIRGSHIFIVQSTPPSADNLLELLLMVDAAKRASAYKVIAVVPYFGYARQDRKDKPRVSIGAKLVADLLSVSGIDRLITMDLHADQIQGFFNVPVDHLYASTLFVPFIEKMGLDNVVIASPDVGGTKRANTYAKMLNTGIVICHKTRARPNEVGNMTVIGDVENKDVIIVDDMIDTAGTITKAANLMKKKGARSVRAFAAHGVLSGPALERIEKSELEEVYFTDSIKPKTGCDKIKYISTAEAFGEAIRRVYKNQSISSLYYK; from the coding sequence ATGAAAACTCACCCACTGAAAATTTTTACCGGACGAACAACCAGATATTTAACAGAAAAAATTTGTGATAGTCTGGACGTTGATTTGGGACATTCGTCGTGCCCGGTTTTTGCCGATGGCGAATTTGAACCGTGTTACGAAGAAACCATTCGGGGCTCGCATATTTTTATTGTGCAGTCTACACCTCCGTCGGCTGATAACCTGCTGGAGTTGTTGTTGATGGTTGATGCTGCAAAACGGGCAAGTGCCTACAAAGTTATCGCAGTGGTTCCTTATTTTGGTTATGCGCGTCAAGACCGCAAAGATAAACCGAGGGTTTCTATTGGGGCAAAACTTGTTGCCGACCTGCTTTCAGTTTCTGGAATTGACCGATTGATAACAATGGATTTGCATGCCGATCAAATTCAGGGATTTTTTAATGTACCGGTTGATCATCTTTATGCCTCAACACTGTTTGTTCCGTTTATTGAAAAAATGGGATTGGATAATGTAGTCATAGCATCGCCTGATGTGGGTGGAACAAAACGCGCCAATACTTATGCAAAAATGTTGAATACCGGTATCGTTATTTGCCACAAAACGCGCGCACGTCCTAACGAGGTTGGAAACATGACTGTTATTGGTGATGTTGAAAACAAAGACGTGATAATTGTTGACGACATGATCGATACTGCCGGAACAATTACAAAAGCTGCCAACCTGATGAAGAAAAAAGGTGCAAGAAGTGTTCGTGCTTTTGCTGCTCACGGAGTATTGTCCGGACCGGCATTGGAAAGAATTGAAAAATCGGAACTGGAAGAAGTATATTTTACTGATTCGATTAAGCCAAAAACTGGCTGCGATAAAATTAAATATATCTCAACAGCCGAAGCTTTCGGAGAAGCCATTCGCAGGGTTTATAAAAATCAGTCAATAAGTTCGTTATATTATAAATAA
- a CDS encoding 50S ribosomal protein L25/general stress protein Ctc, with translation MKSVVIKGELRKSLGKKDSKKLRAEEKAPAVLYGGDEPIHFAVSFAELRQLVYTPSVYLIDLDLDGKVYKAIMQDIQWHPVDEVVLHVDFLEIKDDKAVKINIPVKIGGFAKGLRKGGKLNTTLRRLSVRALAENLPDTIDIDVTKLDIGQSIKVADLNIPGIELLDPKSNVIVGVGITRAARSAAGADTDDDEEEGEESAEGAEASESSEE, from the coding sequence ATGAAATCAGTAGTAATTAAAGGAGAGTTAAGAAAATCTCTCGGAAAAAAAGATTCTAAAAAACTGCGTGCCGAAGAGAAAGCACCAGCAGTATTGTATGGTGGCGACGAACCAATTCACTTTGCAGTTTCTTTTGCTGAGTTAAGACAATTAGTTTATACACCAAGCGTATACCTTATCGACCTTGACCTTGATGGTAAAGTGTATAAAGCAATTATGCAAGACATTCAGTGGCATCCGGTTGATGAAGTTGTACTTCACGTTGATTTTCTTGAAATTAAAGATGATAAAGCTGTAAAAATCAATATTCCGGTAAAAATCGGTGGTTTTGCTAAAGGTTTAAGAAAAGGTGGTAAGTTAAACACTACTCTTCGTCGCTTGAGCGTTAGAGCTTTGGCTGAGAATTTACCTGATACAATTGATATTGATGTAACAAAACTTGATATCGGCCAAAGTATTAAAGTAGCCGACCTTAATATTCCCGGAATCGAGTTGTTAGATCCTAAATCGAACGTTATTGTTGGTGTTGGTATTACCAGAGCTGCAAGATCGGCTGCCGGTGCTGATACTGATGATGATGAGGAGGAAGGAGAAGAGTCAGCTGAAGGAGCTGAAGCATCAGAATCTTCTGAAGAATAA
- the pth gene encoding aminoacyl-tRNA hydrolase: MKYLIAGLGNIGPEYKNTRHNIGFQILDALAEASNISFNDKRYGFVAEYKFKGRTFILLKPSTYMNLSGRAVNYWLQKEKIDIKNMLVLVDDLALPFGTLRVRAKGGAGGHNGLENINQVLGRNDYARLRFGIGDDFHKGFQVNYVLGEWSKEEQKELPFKIDDAIDIIKSFGTLGVDRTMNFHNKR; the protein is encoded by the coding sequence ATGAAATACTTAATTGCCGGACTCGGTAATATAGGACCAGAATATAAAAATACTCGCCATAATATTGGCTTTCAAATATTGGACGCACTCGCTGAGGCGTCCAATATTAGTTTTAACGATAAACGTTACGGTTTTGTAGCCGAATATAAATTCAAAGGCCGAACGTTTATTTTATTAAAGCCAAGCACCTACATGAATCTTAGTGGAAGGGCGGTAAATTACTGGTTGCAGAAAGAAAAGATTGATATTAAAAATATGCTGGTACTGGTCGATGATCTGGCATTACCATTTGGTACACTGCGGGTTAGAGCAAAAGGTGGTGCCGGCGGTCACAACGGCCTCGAAAATATAAACCAGGTGCTGGGTCGTAACGATTATGCGCGTTTGCGTTTTGGCATTGGCGACGATTTCCACAAAGGTTTCCAGGTGAATTATGTGCTTGGAGAGTGGTCGAAAGAGGAACAAAAGGAACTACCATTCAAAATTGATGATGCAATTGATATCATTAAAAGTTTTGGAACACTTGGTGTCGACCGAACAATGAATTTTCATAACAAGCGGTAA
- a CDS encoding RNA-binding S4 domain-containing protein, whose translation MGQGVRIDKWLWAVRIFKTRSQATEACKKGHITIGDSIVKASREVQVGEIIKVRKSPITKSFKVLALSGKRMGAKLVDNFMEDVTPPEEIELLEMQKHMRWITREKGTGRPTKKDRRDLDDFFEW comes from the coding sequence ATGGGGCAGGGAGTTCGCATAGATAAATGGCTGTGGGCTGTGCGCATTTTTAAAACGCGTAGTCAGGCTACCGAAGCATGCAAAAAAGGGCATATTACCATCGGCGATTCTATTGTGAAAGCCTCGCGAGAAGTTCAGGTAGGTGAGATTATTAAAGTGCGTAAATCACCCATTACTAAAAGTTTTAAAGTGCTTGCTTTATCTGGAAAAAGAATGGGCGCTAAGTTGGTGGACAACTTTATGGAAGATGTAACTCCACCTGAAGAAATAGAATTGCTTGAGATGCAAAAACACATGCGCTGGATCACCCGTGAAAAAGGAACCGGCCGGCCTACCAAAAAAGATCGGCGCGATCTGGACGATTTTTTTGAGTGGTAA
- a CDS encoding DUF4924 family protein, which translates to MLVAKQKRKENIAEYILYLYQIEDMIRAFKLDMELIEERLVSSYKADDRTKAAITDWYANLVLMMDKEQIREKGHLQFLTNLVLDVNDFHLKLMETSKDGMYVQTFKTVSGLITELKEKNPEAKNDVDLGITAVYGFLLLKMQQKEISIDTLEAIKRISKWLGDLSKLYRDFENGDFNF; encoded by the coding sequence ATGCTTGTAGCAAAACAAAAACGAAAAGAGAATATTGCCGAATACATCTTGTATTTGTATCAGATTGAAGACATGATCAGAGCTTTTAAATTGGATATGGAGCTTATCGAGGAGCGATTGGTATCCAGTTATAAAGCCGATGATAGAACAAAAGCTGCTATTACCGACTGGTATGCCAACCTGGTATTAATGATGGATAAAGAACAAATCAGGGAAAAAGGGCATCTTCAGTTTCTTACAAACCTGGTTTTAGATGTGAATGATTTTCATTTAAAGCTGATGGAAACTTCAAAAGACGGTATGTATGTGCAAACATTTAAAACTGTTTCGGGGCTGATAACTGAATTGAAAGAGAAAAATCCGGAAGCTAAAAATGATGTAGACCTTGGAATTACTGCTGTTTATGGTTTTCTGCTGCTTAAAATGCAACAAAAAGAAATTTCGATTGATACTCTGGAAGCTATTAAGCGTATCAGTAAATGGTTGGGCGATTTGTCGAAATTGTACCGCGATTTCGAAAACGGTGACTTTAATTTCTAA
- a CDS encoding DCC1-like thiol-disulfide oxidoreductase family protein: MIILFDGVCNLCNSAVDLILQKAQKNNFKLVALQSDEGQKILKTFDLSLEINTVILIKNNQVFSESDAALEICKHLKTPWNWLTAFKILPKIWRDSLYRFVANRRYKWFGKRTTCRRF, translated from the coding sequence ATGATAATTCTCTTTGATGGTGTTTGTAATCTCTGCAACTCTGCGGTAGATTTAATACTTCAAAAAGCTCAGAAAAATAATTTTAAACTTGTTGCGCTGCAATCGGATGAAGGCCAGAAAATTTTGAAAACGTTTGATTTAAGTCTTGAAATCAATACCGTAATTCTTATCAAAAACAACCAGGTATTTTCCGAATCAGATGCGGCACTTGAAATCTGTAAACATCTTAAGACGCCTTGGAATTGGCTGACAGCATTCAAAATCCTGCCAAAAATATGGCGCGACAGTTTGTATCGTTTTGTTGCAAACAGGCGTTACAAATGGTTTGGGAAAAGAACTACTTGTCGTAGATTTTAG